The genomic region GGGACGCTAGGCTGAGCGGGTGACGTTCACACTCCTCCCCGCTGTTGACGTGGCCGACGGTCGTGCCGTTCGCCTCGTGCAGGGCGAAGCCGGTACCGAGACGAACTACGGCGAGCCGCTGGACGCGGCCCTGCAGTGGCAGCGCGACGGGGCGGAGTGGGTGCATCTGGTCGACCTGGACGCCGCCTTCGGGCGTGGCTCGAACCGCGAGCTGCTGGCGCGCGTGATCGGCGAGCTGGACGTGCGCGTGGAGCTCTCCGGTGGCATCCGCGACGACGCGTCGCTGGAGGCCGCGCTGGCCACGGGGTGTGCGCGGGTGAACCTCGGCACCGCGGCGCTGGAGGACCCGGAGTGGTGCGCGAAGGCCATCGCCCGCTACGGCGACAAGATCGCCGTGGGCCTCGACGTCCGCATCACCGAACAGGGCCACCGGGTCAAGGGCCGCGGCTGGACCTCCGACGGCGGTGACCTGTGGGAGGTGCTCGACCGGCTCGACCGCGACGGCTGCTCGCGGTACGTGGTCACCGACGTGTCGAAGGACGGCACGCTCACCGGCCCGAACGTGGACCTGCTGGCCGAGGTCTGCGCCCGCACCGACGCACCGGTCGTCGCCTCGGGCGGTGTGTCCAGTGTGGACGACCTGGTGGCGCTGGCGAAGCTGTCCCGCGACGGCGTGGAGGGCGCGATCATCGGCAAGGCCCTGTACGCCGGTGCTTTCACGCTCCCGGAAGCGCTGGCCGCGGTTCGTTGACGATCTGCTGGACGTGAGCGGCCGCGGCGGCGTGCGTGACGCCGGTGGCGTTGAGCACGGCGGCCGCGGTCCCTTCTTCCACGAGCAGCGCGCCGAGCAGGATGTGCTCGGTGCCGATGAACATGTGGCCCAGCCGCAACGCCTCACGCACCGCGAGCTCCAAGGCCTTCTTGCAGTGCGTCGTGTAGGGCTGCTTGTCGGGGCGCTGCTTGGCTTCCTTGTCCAACCGGTGCAGCACGGCGAGGCGCGTGCTGCCGTCACCGGCTTCCAGCTTCGCGATCGTCTTCGCCGCGAGCCCGCCCGACTCGTCCAGCAGACCGAGCAGCAGGTGCTCGGTGCCGATCCGCTCGCTGAACCGCGCGTGGTGGCGCGCCAACGCGATCACACGCCGGCTGCGCTGGGTGTAGCGGTCCATCGACGGCTTCGTGAGCTCCGGCGACTCCCTCGGCACGAACCGCTTCTGCGCCGCCTGCTTGGTGACGCCCATGCTCTCGCCGATCTCCGCCCAGCTCAGGCCCTCGCGCCGCGCCGCGTCGACGAAGTGGCCGACCAGGTGGTCGCCGAGCTCGCTCAGCTGCCCGCTCAGCTCGACGGCCCTGGTCAGCTTGCCCAGCACGTCGTCGGCCTCGCCCTCGACCGCGGCGATGAGATCGGGCAACTGGATCATGCGTCAACTGTAGGTTGACGGCTTGCGGACGGTCAACCTCGGGTTGACGTTCCGGTACGGTGTTTCAGGCGGCTGCGGGCGGATTCAGGCGGCGGTGATCTCGATGCCGATCGTGCCGGTGCGGCCGCGGCGCAGCTTGCTGCCCGTCACCGTGAGCCAGCCGGAGATCCCGTACTTCTTCGCGATCTTGGCCCGGACCAGGTCGCTCGCGTCGTCGTCGAGCAGCCGCGCCCGCGCCTTCACCGACTCGCCCTTGGGGTCGCCCTTGAAGTTGCACGCGCCGACCTCCACGTCGCCGCTGCGCCGGATCCGCTTGACCTTGCCGGTGTCCTTGGCGCTCCACGCGTAGATCACGCCGTTGTCGCCGGGCACCACCCAGACCGGGGTGGGCACGGCCGTGCCGTCCTTGCGGAACGTCGTCAGCAGCAGGTACTGGCCCTCGCCGAGTTCGGTGATCATGGTGTCCCAGCGTAGTCCCGATGCGCGGCTTGTAGGCTTTCGCGCATGTCGGTCGCTGTCCGTGTCATCCCCTGTCTCGACGTCGACCGGGGCCGGGTGGTGAAGGGCGTCAACTTCACCAACCTCGTCGACGCGGGCGACCCCGTCGAGCTCGCCAGGGCGTATGACGCCGAGGGTGCCGACGAGCTGACGTTCCTGGACGTCACCGCGTCGAGCGGCGACCGGGAGACGACCTACGACGTGGTGCGCCGCACAGCCGAGCAGGTGTTCATCCCGCTCACGGTCGGCGGTGGTGTGCGCAGCCCGGAGGACGTGAACAGGCTGCTGCGCGCCGGCGCGGACAAGGTCAGCCTCAACACCGCCGCGATCGCGCGGCCCGAGCTGCTGCGCGAGTGCTCGCAACGCTATGGCGCGCAGTGCATCGTGCTGTCGGTGGACGCGCGGCGCGTGCCGGGCGGGACCGGGTTCGAGGTCACCACGCACGGCGGCCGCACCGGCACGGGCATCGACGCGGTCGAGTGGGCGGCGCGCGGCCAGGAGCTGGGCGTCGGCGAGATCCTGCTGAACTCGATGGACGCCGACGGCACCAAGGCCGGCTTCGACCTGGAGCTGATCGAGCTGGTGCGCCGCGAGGTCGACGTGCCGCTGATCGCGAGCGGCGGCGCCGGCGCGGTCGGCACTTCCGCCGCGGTCGGCCGGTGCGGACGCGGTGCTCGCGGCCAGCGTGTTCCACTTCGGACAGCTGCGCATCGGCGAGGTGAAGGACGGCCTGCGGCACGCGGGCGTGGTCGTGCGATGACCACCCGGCGGAGGTCGCCGGAGGTGCTGGTGTCGGCGGCGGTGGCGTTCGGCGGCGCGCTGGTGTTCTTCGTCATCGGCCTGGTGCTGTGGCGCGCGAGCGGCGACGCGGACGTGCTGAAGCTGCCGTCGTTCCTCGCACTCGTCGAACTGCCGGTCGCCGCCTGCCTGCTGCTGGGCCTGCGGTTCGTGCACTACCCGGCGATGGTCGCGTTCGTGCTCGTCGCCGTGCTGCACCTGGTGATCGTGCTCGCCGACGGTCCGGTGTGGGCCCGTGTCGCGTCCGGCGTGCTGTCCGCCGTGCACATCTACGGAGTGGTTCTGCTCAACACCGGACCCGCTCGTGAACAACTCGGAGGTCCCCGTTGAGCAGCCCGCTCGATCCCGCCGTCTCCGCGCGTCTCAAGCGCACCCCGGACGGCCTCGTCTGCGCGGTCGCCCAGCAACGCGGCACCGGCGAGGTGCTGATGGTGGCGTGGATGGACGACGAGGCGCTGCACCGCACGCTGACCACGCGCCGCGCGACCTACTACTCGCGCAGCCGCCAGCAGCTGTGGGTGAAGGGTGAGACGTCCGGGCACACCCAGTACGTGCACGAGGTGCGGCTGGACTGCGACGGCGACACGTTGCTGCTCGTGGTGGACCAGGTGGGCGCGGCGTGCCACACGGGGGACCGCACCTGCTTCGACGCCACGGTGCTGCTCGCCGACGCATGACCGTTAGGCGCGCGGATGCAGCCTGGCCCGGAAGCCGGCGAGGGTGTCCCGGGCCAGCGGTATGTCGACCGACATGTGCTGGCGGATCCGCGCGAGCATGACGACCCCGTTCACCTCCTCCTCGTCAGGTCTGGTCGATGTGCTCACGACAGGTTCGAGGAGGGCCGTCGGGTCGCACTCGTCGTGCAGAACCTCGATGAGGGTCAGGCAGAACAGCAGGTAGCAGGCGGCCTCCGCGCGGAGGTTCTCCACCTCGGTCCGCGGAGGGCCTGCTGACTCCGGCCAGATGTGCAGCGCCAACTCCTCCAGTTCGTAGTGCTCGATCGTGGCGACCTCCTGCAGGTCGCTGATCAACGAGTGGGGCTGCCCGGGATCGTCTTCTTCGGTTCGACTGGACCGTCTTGCGGTGTGCACGAACGCGCGAACTTTGAGCGCCAGGTCGTGGAACACCAACGCGCGGGTCATGGCGCCAAGTCGCGTGTGTTCGGTGTTGAGGTCGTGCAACACGATCGCGACCCGCCCCAGGTCTCTCGGCAAGCCGCCGGAAAGGCAGTGGCACAACCACACGAAGGGCTCGGGGATACCCAGAGCGCGTTGTGCGAGCCAAGTTCGGGACTGCTCCAGTGTGAACGGCCTGACGTGGATCATCGAGGTGAACGCGCTGTCGAAGGCGTCTCGCGCCGGCATGCCGCGACGTTCGAACGCGGTCAGCGCGTCGTCGGACACCGACACGAGGAACAGGCAGTGCTCGACGCCGAAGATCCCCTTGATCTCGTTGAGGAACCGGTGCGCGTCGTCGGGGTCGGCGATCTTGTCCAGTTCGTCGATCCCCACGACGATCCCGCTGAGCCCGATCGGCTCCACCTCCAGCACCTCGACGACGAGCTCGAGGAAGTCCCGCAGGCGCTGCACCACCTCGGGGTGCGTCCAGGGTTGTTCTGTCCGCGCCAGCGACCTGCTCACACCGAGATCGGTGCCCCGCGGCCCGCTCACCTTGCCCGACCAGCCTTCGGTGTGAGTCTGCAGGAAGCGGTTGCGGCGCAAGTGCTGTTCGGCGATCTTCCGCAGCGCCGTGTGATCCGGGTGTGGACGCACCCGACCGATCCTGCTGCGGATCAGCCGCCACAGCATGACCACCGTCCCAGCGCAGACCGGCCACACGAGCCTGCGCAACAAGGTCACCAAGGCCGCTGTCACCAGGACCGAGCACAGCACCGCGACAGCGTGCTGCCAGCTCAGCTGGCGCAGCTGCTCAGCAGGACGGGCGCGCACGTCCAGCGCGAACTGGACAACGGTCTGCCACGCGGCGCCGACGTCGGCGAGCTGGTGCCAAGGTCGTTGCCAGGTCACTGCGGCGGTTCCCACCGCTGATCCGAGCAGCAACGCCGCACGCACGAACCCTCGCGCAACGTCCGCCAGCGCTGCGCGGAACCGGTGCACGCGGTGCAGACGGTCCCATTCGCGCCGGCTCTCGGACCCACGCGACTCGCGCGGGCCGGCCAGAAGGTCCAGCACCTTCTGGCAGACCTGGCTGTGGATGTGCAGCACGAAGTCCCTGGCGTCGTAACGCACGGGTGCGCTGGTCAGGACACCGAGCATCGGCCCGCGGGAGTGGGCGGTGAACTCGTTGCGAACGGCACGCTCGATGATGGTCGACTTCCCGGCACCGCGGGCCCCGGCGAGCCCGACCGCTCCCGGCATCGACCTGTTGACCTCGCGGGCGCACGCTTTCACTGCGGCTGTCCGCACAAGAGGGCCGTAGCCGGAAGGCAACGTCAGACCGCTGGCGTCACGGAGCTTCAGCTCCACGGCGAGCATCGGCGTGGTCTGCCGGTGCAGCCACTCCCGGAGCTCGGGGACGAGGACGTCGACCTTGAGGTGCTGCCGCTGGTCCCACCACTTGGCCGGGAATCCCGCCATCAGCCTGAGGTGGTCCAGCGCCCAGCGGAGCCAGCTCCGGACGCTGGGGGTGAGCCCGAGCCGCATGAGCACCCAGACCACGCAGGCGACCACCCCCGTGCCGACCCACCCCACGACGGCCGGCAGCCAAGATCCCAAGAGCAGCAGCACGACGATCCAGGCGATCGCGAGCCCGGCGGCGACGCGCACCATCCGGTCCTGCACCGGCGTGACGACCTGATCTTCGGGCTGCAGCTCGGGCTCCTGGGCCCGGTGCGCTGCCAGGGCCCGGCGGCCCTTCTCCAGCAGCGCGTACGCCCTGCGGGCTCCAGCCAGCACGATCGGGTCCCTCGCCACGTCGTGGGGCACCCGCCACGGCTTCAACGCGAGGCGTCTGATCTCTTGGGCGAACTCGGGGCGTTGCACGAGTCGGTGGAGGATGGACTCCATGTCCCGGCGCAACCACGACTCGGTGGTGCTGTCCTGCTTCGCCATCGAACCCCCGGCGCCCGTTCGTCACCAAACGGCCATGGTTGCGAAACTTGGACCGGTGAACGGGGGAACTGCGACTCACCACCCGTCTGGAGCAGGTCGCCGCTGTCGGACGGCGGCTCAGGACCCGCTCAGGTCACCCGTCAGGTACCGCTGCATGTTCGGCGCGATCGCCGACACCACCGTCTCCATGTCCGCCGACGCCAGAGGCTCGAACCGCACCACGTACCGCACGATCCCCAGCCCCACCATCTGCGTGGCGCACAACGTCGCCCGCAGGTCGCGGTCCTGCGCGCCGATCTCGGTCAGCAGGTTCTTGAAGATCGCGTTGATGAAGAACGACCGCAGGGCGTTCGCGACCTCCTGGTGGCTGGTGACGCTGCGGATCAGGGCCGCGAAGGTGCCGCCGCCGGTGGCGTCCCAGACGGTGACGAAGGTGCGGATGATGCGTTCGCCCGCCTCGTCGACCGGGCCGTCGAGCAGGCGGCGGAGGATCTCGGCCGGGTCGAAGGGGAGCTGCAGGACGGACTGGGCGAAGAGGCCCTCCTTGCCGCCGAACCAGTGGTTGACCATCGCGGCGTCGACGCCGGCGCGGGCGGCGATCGCGCGGACCGTGGCGCCGTCGTAGCCCTTCTCGACGAACGTCTCGCGGGCGGCGGCGAGCAGTGCGGCCCTGGTGTCCTCGCCCGCGGCGCGGCGGCCTCGCCGTTTCTGGTTCACTTGGTCCACGGGAGCCATAGTTCAACAGTTGTTGAATTTATGCAACAATTGGTGGCATGGTGAGCGTCATCGGGGCTGTGGCCGCCGCTGGACTGGGGGCCGTGAGTCCCACGCGTGAGGAGTTCCGCGAGCTGGCGGTGAACCGCCGGGTCATCCCGGTCGTGCGCAGGCTGCTGGCCGATGCGGAGACGCCGGTCGGGCTCTACCGCAAGCTCGCGGCGGACCGGCCGGGCACGTTCCTCTTCGAGTCCGCGGAGAACGGGCGCTCGTGGTCGCGCTGGTCGTTCATCGGCGTGCGGTCCTCGGCGGCGCTGACCGCCAACGGTGGTGAGGCCTACTGGACCGGCACGCGGCCGGTCGGGCTGCCCGACGGTGGTGACCCGCTGCTGGCGTTGCGCGAGACCATCGAGGTGCTGCGCACCGACCCGTTGCCCGGCATGCCCCCGCTGACCGGTGGCATGGTCGGCTACATCGGCTACGACGCGGTGCGCAGGCTGGAACGGCTGCCGAGCATCGCCGAGGACGACCTGCAGCTGCCCGAGCTGGTCATGCTGCTCGCGACCGACCTGGCCGCGCTCGACCACCACGAGGGCACGGTCACGCTCATCGCGAACGCGATCAACTGGGACGACTCGCCGGAGAACGTCGACGCCGCCTACGAGGACGCGGTGCGGCGGCTGGACGAGATGACCGAGGCGCTGCACACGCCCGCGCCGCCGACCGCGGCCGTGTTCTCCCGGCCCAAGCCCGAGTTCCGCCGCCGGCGTTCGCAGGCCGAGCACTTCGCGGCCGTCGAGAAGGCCAAGGAGGCCATCCGGGCGGGTGAGGCGTTCCAGGTCGTGGTGTCGCAGCGGTTCGAGATCGAGACCGACGCCGACGCGCTCGACATCTACCGGGTGCTGCGCGCGACGAACCCCAGCCCGTACATGTACCTGCTGCGCCTGGAGGGCTTCGACATCGTGGGCTCCAGCCCCGAGTCGCTGGTCACCGTGCGCGACGGCAAGGCGACTACCCACCCGATCGCGGGCACCCGCTGGCGCAGCGAGGACCCGGAGGAGGACGCCCTGCTGGAGAAGGACCTGCTGGCCGACCACAAGGAACGCGCCGAGCACCTGATGCTCGTCGACCTCGGCCGCAACGACCTGGGCCGGGTCTGCAAGCCGGGCTCGGTGCACGTGGTCGACTTCTTCAAGGTCGAGCGGTACAGCCACGTCATGCACATCGTGTCGACCGTGACCGGTGAGCTGGCCGAGGGCAAGACGGCCTACGACGCCGTCGCCGCCTGCTTCCCGGCCGGCACGCTCTCCGGTGCGCCCAAGCCGCGCGCGATGGAGCTCATCGAGGAGCTGGAGCCCACCCGGCGCGGCCTCTACGGCGGCGTGGTCGGCTACTTCGACTTCGCCGGTGACGCGGACACCGCCATCGCGATCCGGACCGCGCTTGTGCGGAACGGCGTCGCATATGTGCAGGCGGGCGGGGGCATCGTGGCCGACTCGGACCCGCTGGCCGAGGACAACGAGTGCCTGAACAAGGCGGGCGCGGTGCTGGCCGCGATCGCGACCGCCCAGACGATGAAGCCCGCTGTTGACGGTCGGTAGCCGTCCACTGTGGATCGCCGTGCTCCTGCTGGTGGGCGCGGCGGGTGCCTTCTGGGGTGCGGACCTGGTCCCGGTCGCGCTGCTGAGCCTCGCCGCGGTGGCGGCGGCCGTCGCGACGAGCGGCGTGGCCAGGCGCGTGCTCGGGGCGTTGCTGGTCGTCGTGGGCGTCACGGCGGCGTTCGGCGGTCACTGGCTCGCGATCGCCGGCGGCGTGCTCGTGGCCGCCGCCGGTGCGGTCCAGGTGTTCTTCGGCGCCCGCATGCCGAAGATCGGGATGGGTGGGCAGAAAGCCCGCGTGCAGGACCCCGAGAAGGACATGTGGCGCGCGTTGGAACGGGGCGACGACCCGACCGACGGTCCGGCCGGTGGGTCGACTGACGGTAGGGGCTCGGCCCGGACTGACACTG from Lentzea guizhouensis harbors:
- a CDS encoding TetR family transcriptional regulator; amino-acid sequence: MAPVDQVNQKRRGRRAAGEDTRAALLAAARETFVEKGYDGATVRAIAARAGVDAAMVNHWFGGKEGLFAQSVLQLPFDPAEILRRLLDGPVDEAGERIIRTFVTVWDATGGGTFAALIRSVTSHQEVANALRSFFINAIFKNLLTEIGAQDRDLRATLCATQMVGLGIVRYVVRFEPLASADMETVVSAIAPNMQRYLTGDLSGS
- a CDS encoding Trp biosynthesis-associated membrane protein, whose translation is MLLLVGAAGAFWGADLVPVALLSLAAVAAAVATSGVARRVLGALLVVVGVTAAFGGHWLAIAGGVLVAAAGAVQVFFGARMPKIGMGGQKARVQDPEKDMWRALERGDDPTDGPAGGSTDGRGSARTDTDE
- the hisI gene encoding phosphoribosyl-AMP cyclohydrolase, giving the protein MSSPLDPAVSARLKRTPDGLVCAVAQQRGTGEVLMVAWMDDEALHRTLTTRRATYYSRSRQQLWVKGETSGHTQYVHEVRLDCDGDTLLLVVDQVGAACHTGDRTCFDATVLLADA
- a CDS encoding Clp protease N-terminal domain-containing protein; its protein translation is MIQLPDLIAAVEGEADDVLGKLTRAVELSGQLSELGDHLVGHFVDAARREGLSWAEIGESMGVTKQAAQKRFVPRESPELTKPSMDRYTQRSRRVIALARHHARFSERIGTEHLLLGLLDESGGLAAKTIAKLEAGDGSTRLAVLHRLDKEAKQRPDKQPYTTHCKKALELAVREALRLGHMFIGTEHILLGALLVEEGTAAAVLNATGVTHAAAAAHVQQIVNEPRPALPGA
- the priA gene encoding bifunctional 1-(5-phosphoribosyl)-5-((5-phosphoribosylamino)methylideneamino)imidazole-4-carboxamide isomerase/phosphoribosylanthranilate isomerase PriA gives rise to the protein MTFTLLPAVDVADGRAVRLVQGEAGTETNYGEPLDAALQWQRDGAEWVHLVDLDAAFGRGSNRELLARVIGELDVRVELSGGIRDDASLEAALATGCARVNLGTAALEDPEWCAKAIARYGDKIAVGLDVRITEQGHRVKGRGWTSDGGDLWEVLDRLDRDGCSRYVVTDVSKDGTLTGPNVDLLAEVCARTDAPVVASGGVSSVDDLVALAKLSRDGVEGAIIGKALYAGAFTLPEALAAVR
- a CDS encoding anthranilate synthase component I — its product is MVSVIGAVAAAGLGAVSPTREEFRELAVNRRVIPVVRRLLADAETPVGLYRKLAADRPGTFLFESAENGRSWSRWSFIGVRSSAALTANGGEAYWTGTRPVGLPDGGDPLLALRETIEVLRTDPLPGMPPLTGGMVGYIGYDAVRRLERLPSIAEDDLQLPELVMLLATDLAALDHHEGTVTLIANAINWDDSPENVDAAYEDAVRRLDEMTEALHTPAPPTAAVFSRPKPEFRRRRSQAEHFAAVEKAKEAIRAGEAFQVVVSQRFEIETDADALDIYRVLRATNPSPYMYLLRLEGFDIVGSSPESLVTVRDGKATTHPIAGTRWRSEDPEEDALLEKDLLADHKERAEHLMLVDLGRNDLGRVCKPGSVHVVDFFKVERYSHVMHIVSTVTGELAEGKTAYDAVAACFPAGTLSGAPKPRAMELIEELEPTRRGLYGGVVGYFDFAGDADTAIAIRTALVRNGVAYVQAGGGIVADSDPLAEDNECLNKAGAVLAAIATAQTMKPAVDGR
- a CDS encoding PPOX class F420-dependent oxidoreductase, coding for MITELGEGQYLLLTTFRKDGTAVPTPVWVVPGDNGVIYAWSAKDTGKVKRIRRSGDVEVGACNFKGDPKGESVKARARLLDDDASDLVRAKIAKKYGISGWLTVTGSKLRRGRTGTIGIEITAA